The genomic DNA TACGTCAATTCAGAGGTAAATAGGTTGTTAGCGGGGGCCCGGAGATAACTTCAAAGGGTCACCGCTTTTGTTCTTTGAATAGTTGCTGTGGCGAAAATCGAGACGCAAATACTGAGTGGAGATAAAGAGACCTCCTGTCTATTAGCCGTAAATATTCGGAATAGATTTTAAAAAAAGCTTTGCTGGGTAGGCAATAAACTAAAAGGTGGTGAGCCGAGGAATTCTGAGCATCTTTTTTCCGGTATGTAGGTAGAACAAACCGTTGCAGGTGTAGCAAAGTACAAGCCAATCCTGCCAGCAACTATTCTTTTTTAAAATAAGCTGGCGTTGGTGCAAACCCTAACCAACATTTAACAATATGACAAACTTACTACACAAAATGAGAAACAGTTGGCTCCGAAAAGACGAAGCCAAGAAATCAATCCATGAACTAACAAGTTCGGAGAAAGAGGTTATTAAACTTCTGTCTCTCGGTCATTCAGCAAAAGAGATTGCCGAGATTTTGTCACTGTCAGTATTGACGGTGAATACCCATCTGCATAACATCTACCAGAAGATAGGTGTTCGTTCTGCCACCCAGGCTGTCCGCTATTACATCTTTGCGGAATACGGATTAATAGATTTAGAGGCTGATTATCCATTCTTAAAATATGTCTGACACTGAAATAATGGCCTTATGTGAAAAGGTGGCCCAGGATGCTATAACAAGAGCTCTTTTAGCTTTTGGAATCAAGAACCAAATTAGGCCCTGGGTCACTTTTAACTACGCTCTGAAGATTTTGAAACCACACGGGATAGGGCGCAGGAAACTTGACAAAGCACTACTGCGGAATACCGTTGAATGGAAGATAAACGGCAGGAACATTTTAATCAAAAGAGAAACACTTAAAAACCTTATAAACTATGAAAAATGAAATTAAAAAAATCGAACCAAAGCAACTTGATGAAGCTTTGAATAATTCAGGTTTGGCAATACAGGAAGGTGAAGAGATTAAAAAATCATATCTCCCCTTTTTAACTATGCTTGCAGAGGCACAATCTCAGGCGTCAAAAATAAATTTTGA from Nitrospinota bacterium includes the following:
- a CDS encoding helix-turn-helix transcriptional regulator, with translation MRNSWLRKDEAKKSIHELTSSEKEVIKLLSLGHSAKEIAEILSLSVLTVNTHLHNIYQKIGVRSATQAVRYYIFAEYGLIDLEADYPFLKYV